The Colias croceus chromosome 23, ilColCroc2.1 genome window below encodes:
- the LOC123702422 gene encoding U4/U6 small nuclear ribonucleoprotein Prp3 has protein sequence MALQLSRREVEDLRSSIDRAIYRTIGKSDSSLLSTVSSCLTNGYERRKIIDRLSSHIDSKKASKLTDKVIALAQELISSSKSQKRKHDSSDKEKDIKRSRHDDKYESRDDRRDRHDKEREREREKERDENKKNDNGIEIPSILPEGETVGSKMAGLSADKIKLMMANAQKEIEERKRALMALKGDKGNVTVAAQTAQQIKVQMQQSSAMPPPSVIKPMLYSKPAAGAMSAEEMEKQQKIAELQARIQRKLAGGALQAGLSGPAPLILDREGRTVDPAGRRVHLTQVVPTLKANIRAKRREEFKAQLLGQASVEPSAEASWVDARVTNKPAVRARRALRFHEPGKFRQMAERLRMKAQLEKLQNEISQIARKTGISSATKLALLAADVPDSDRVPDIEWWDSVILLTPEEREAKRSTSDANDARTHTQRVTDCNIGDDDIVDNLNGDAITNLVEHPQQLRPPTEPLKPTYMPVFLTKKERKKLRRQSRREAWKEEQEKVRLGLEAPPEPKLRISNLMRALGTEAVQDPTAIEAKVREQIAKRQKTHLEANKARALTKEQKREKVDRKIREDTTMGVHVAVYRVKDLFECASAKFKVEVNAQQLHMTGCVVLHRGCCVIVVEGGPKQHAKYKRLMLHRIKWEEETVKETDGTEVPNSCQLVWEGTTAHRSFGEIKFKVMPTEKQARELFQKHKVEHYWDLAYSGAVLGSIDEP, from the exons ATGGCTTTGCAGCTTTCTAGAAGGGAAGTAGAAGATTTGCGTTCTTCTATAGACCGAGCAATATACAGAACAATTGGTAAATCTGATAGTTCACTGTTATCGACAGTATCTTCATGTTTAACCAATGG ATACGAGCGCCGAAAAATTATAGACAGGCTGTCATCGCACATTGATTCGAAAAAAGCAAGCAAACTCACTGATAAGGTAATAGCTCTCGCACAAGAGCTGATTTCTTCGTCCAAGTCGCAGAAACGCAAACATGACAGCAGCGATAAAGAGAAAGACatcaaaag atcaCGCCACGATGATAAATACGAGTCGCGTGACGACAGACGCGACCGCCACGACAAAGAACGGGAACGGGAGAGGGAAAAGGAGCGGGATGAGAATAAGAAGAACGACAACGGGATCGAGATACCGTCCATCCTGCCTGAGGGGGAGACTGTGGGATCCAAGATGGCGGGCTTGAGTGCTGATAAAATTAAG ctaaTGATGGCGAACGCTCAAAAAGAGATCGAGGAACGCAAACGGGCCCTCATGGCCCTCAAAGGGGATAAGGGTAACGTCACAGTAGCGGCACAAACGGCGCAACAGATAAAGGTGCAAATGCAGCAGAGCAGTGCGATGCCACCGCCCAGTGTGATCAAACCCATGCTGTATTCCAAGCCAG CTGCCGGCGCGATGTCAGCTGAAGAGATGGAGAAACAACAGAAAATAGCCGAACTACAGGCTCGGATACAAAGGAAATTGGCTG GTGGGGCATTACAAGCGGGTCTATCCGGCCCCGCCCCATTGATATTAGACCGTGAGGGACGAACGGTGGACCCCGCGGGACGGAGGGTGCATCTCACGCAAGTTGTGCCCACTTTGAAG GCGAATATCCGAGCGAAGCGTCGCGAAGAGTTCAAAGCTCAGCTCTTGGGCCAGGCGTCGGTGGAGCCGAGCGCTGAAGCATCGTGGGTTGATGCTCGCGTGACCAACAAGCCGGCAGTACGGGCACGCAGGGCACTAAGGTTCCACGAGCCCGGCAAGTTCCGCCAGATGGCTGAACGGCTGCGGATGAAG GCTCAACTAGAAAAGCTACAGAACGAAATATCTCAAATCGCGCGAAAAACCGGTATTTCTTCGGCCACGAAACTTGCGCTATTGGCGGCTGATGTACCGGATTCGGATCGAGTTCCAGATATAGAATG GTGGGACAGCGTGATACTATTAACGCCGGAAGAACGCGAAGCGAAGCGAAGCACAAGCGACGCGAACGACGctcgcacacacacacagcgCGTCACTGATTGTAATATCGGTGATGATGATATTGTGGACAATCTGAATGGTGATGCTATCACCAATTTAGTGGAACACCCGCAGCAGTTGAGGCCACCGA CCGAACCGCTCAAACCAACGTACATGCCAGTCTTTCTTACCAAAAAAGAGAGGAAGAAGTTGAGGAGACAGAGCAGAAGAGAAGCGTGGAAGGAGGAGCAGGAGAAGGTGCGGCTCGGGCTCGAAGCACCGCCTGAACCGAAGCTTAG GATATCGAACCTAATGCGGGCGTTAGGCACGGAAGCGGTACAAGACCCGACCGCCATTGAGGCGAAAGTTCGAGAACAGATCGCGAAGAGACAAAAGACACATTTGGAGGCGAACAAAGCTAGAGCGCTTACTAAGGAGCAGAAGAGAGAGAAG gTTGATAGAAAAATTCGAGAGGACACAACTATGGGCGTGCATGTTGCTGTGTACAG ggTGAAAGACCTATTCGAGTGTGCGTCAGCGAAATTCAAAGTGGAAGTGAACGCACAACAACTTCACATGACGGGATGTGTTGTGTTGCATCGGGGTTGTTGTGTCATTGTTGTGGAGGGGGGGCCGAAACAACACGCTAAGTATAAGag ACTAATGTTGCACCGTATCAAATGGGAGGAGGAAACGGTGAAAGAAACAGACGGTACAGAAGTGCCGAATTCGTGCCAACTCGTGTGGGAGGGCACTACGGCACACAGATCCTTTGGGGAGATTAAGTTTAAG gtGATGCCAACAGAAAAGCAAGCGAGGGAACTATTCCAAAAGCACAAAGTCGAACACTACTGGGACCTAGCGTACAGTGGTGCGGTTCTAGGTTCTATAGACGAACCCTAG
- the LOC123702393 gene encoding piggyBac transposable element-derived protein 4-like has protein sequence MSSSHEAVFNPVDFLKLLYADEEEEYQRDVEDYDEEGSRPQTPDALPYSPLKSPKRESIEGRSDLRARSRSPIWLQPSESAPRVVVGINDEDRTPLEAEDPNTFLTADAHTIFMSKNLSERRSGRRGGRRVGGRGNRGGRVRSVRGRGQGRRGPQWEVGHPLNEIWVTDDDVPDELRNMVMDIYNNRMQGRDRNRPERGTESENEDDDEFFDADECRDFEWTSMESFQGKEETFLPVVTGSTQVFNSAYDAFRSYWDDGILDLIVSGANQYASEITSSSFQSEWYATNIHEILCLFSFWMMLGIIKMPTITSCFSTHPLLMTEVFKRIFTRKRYENLTRALNFIEVDPGYDAYTSDRLYRLRPIILHLNEKFQSNYVLDKDICIDESLTLSKGRSDIWSKSAKFGIKTFELCESVTGYLWSFIVYTGKESSADLEQAHGVLKRTAVVKKLMAPLLRKGYRLFMDFWYNSPLLARFLKRNGTDLIGTITPSHRDVPVLINKAPLKRGEIIARHSGDVSVLSWQDKKRITMISTCHGSYTALPRVQSKHMSRAVPYKPQVVLDYNKFMGGVDLKDQMLEPYLLERKRCQKWSMKLFKWLLSVSILNSRILLQSSTNKLHDHLAFRLQLVDSILANHLSHCPQGRSYAVSSSRSQHQELGRLIPVAHWPTLLPQTRGNSAENRSFRKRCVVCLREGRKSIKTTFSCETCGVPLCIQNCFKTYHTS, from the exons ATGTCGTCTTCGCACGAGGCCGTCTTTAACCCAGTAGATTTCTTAAAGCTACTTTATGCAGACGAAGAGGAGGAGTATCAACGTGACGTGGAG gATTACGATGAAGAGGGGAGCCGGCCGCAGACACCAGACGCTCTTCCCTATTCGCCACTTAAATCGCCAAAACGCGAGAGTATAGAAGGGAGGAGCGACTTAAGAGCGAGGTCGAGGTCCCCAATTTGGCTTCAGCCATCTGAATC AGCGCCAAGAGTGGTTGTAGGAATTAATGACGAAGATCGCACGCCATTGGAAGCCGAAGACCCAAACACATTTTTGACCGCTGACGCCCACACTATTTTTATGTCCAAAAATTTGAGTGAAAGAAGGAGTGGACGAAGGGGTGGCCGAAGGGTTGGAGGGCGAGGCAATCGGGGTGGACGAGTAAGGAGTGTACGTGGGCGTGGGCAAGGCCGTAGGGGTCCTCAGTGGGAGGTAGGACACccattgaatgaaatttgggTGACAGATGATGATGTGCCAGATGAATTGAGAAATATGGTAATggatatttataataacagaATGCAAGGTCGCGATAGGAACAGGCCTGAAAGAGGAACGGAAAGCGAGAATGAAGATGATGATGAGTTTTTCGATGCTGATGAATGTAGGGACTTTGAATGGACTTCTATGGAGTCATTTCAGGGGAAGGAGGAAACGTTTTTACCAGTAGTTACTGGTTCGACTCAGGTATTTAATTCGGCCTATGATGCTTTTCGTTCCTATTGGGACGATGGCATCTTAGATCTGATTGTGTCTGGGGCGAACCAGTATGCTTCTGAAATAACGTCTTCCTCTTTCCAGTCTGAATGGTACGCTACCAACATCCACGAAATTTTGTGCCTTTTTTCTTTCTGGATGATGCTGGGCATCATAAAAATGCCAACCATCACCAGTTGTTTTTCCACCCATCCACTCTTAATGACCGAAGTCTTCAAACGGATCTTCACTCGCAAGAGGTATGAAAATTTGACAAGAGCCCTCAATTTTATAGAAGTCGACCCCGGTTATGATGCTTATACCTCTGATCGTCTATACAGATTAAGACCAATAATATTGCACCTAAATGAGAAATTTCAGTCGAATTATGTATTAGACAAAGATATTTGTATAGACGAGAGCTTAACGCTTTCGAAGGGGAGATCGGATATTTGGTCAAAATCTGCGAAGTTTGGAATCAAAACTTTCGAATTGTGTGAGAGTGTCACTGGCTACCTTTGGTCGTTTATTGTTTACACGGGTAAAGAATCCTCAGCGGATTTAGAACAGGCACATGGTGTACTTAAAAGAACAGCTGTCGTAAAAAAGCTAATGGCACCTTTGCTTCGCAAAGGATATCGATTATTTATGGATTTTTGGTATAATTCACCTCTTTTAGCTAGATTTCTTAAACGTAACGGCACCGACCTCATCGGAACTATAACACCATCCCACCGAGATGTTCCCGTTCTAATAAATAAGGCTCCGCTAAAAAGGGGAGAGATTATTGCCAGACATTCCGGCGATGTCTCGGTGTTATCATGGCAAGACAAAAAACGTATAACCATGATTTCTACTTGTCATGGTTCATATACTGCCTTGCCTAGAGTTCAATCTAAACATATGTCTCGTGCAGTACCATACAAACCACAAGTGGTACTGGACTATAATAAATTCATGGGGGGAGTGGATCTCAAAGATCAAATGCTAGAGCCTTATTTATTGGAACGGAAACGTTGTCAAAAATGGTCCATGAAACTTTTCAAATGGCTGCTCAGTGTTTCCATCCTTAATTCACGTATTCTTCTTCAGTCATCCACTAATAAATTACATGATCATTTAGCTTTCCGCCTTCAACTAGTAGACTCTATCCTCGCAAATCACCTTTCTCATTGTCCTCAAGGTCGCAGTTATGCTGTATCCAGCAGTAGATCACAGCACCAAGAACTTGGGAGACTGATACCTGTTGCACATTGGCCCACTTTGCTGCCACAAACCCGTGGTAATTCAGCAGAAAACCGCTCTTTTCGAAAACGGTGTGTTGTTTGCCTTCGGGAAGGGAGGAAGTCAATAAAAACCACCTTTTCTTGTGAAACTTGCGGTGTCCCACTGTGCATACAAAATTGCTTTAAAACATATCACACATCCTAA